The Pelodiscus sinensis isolate JC-2024 chromosome 5, ASM4963464v1, whole genome shotgun sequence genome includes a region encoding these proteins:
- the MFHAS1 gene encoding malignant fibrous histiocytoma-amplified sequence 1 isoform X4: MALAASGGCAERPAARPGPTLAMAEPEPPAAARRWRDAALRARELRCSLRQLSLGPRAEPEPEPEGPRPGPGEPAALSLSGCGLEELPEGLGAALGGLRVLSLRRNRLARLPAALRHLGRLAELDLSHNRLGGLGDGEALAPLRELRKLSLSHNQLGADGAALPGRLGALPQLEELDLSFNRLRRLPEALGRLQRLRSLDVDHNQLPAFPAPLLELGALEELDCSGNRQLRALPEGIAALRRLKILWLSGTGLGALPEGLCQLPALESLMLDGNQLRALPPGFGRLHRLKMLNLSSNLLGEFPEAVLALPSVEELYLSRNQLALLPAHLCQLRQLRALWLDNNRIRYLPDSIVQLHSLEELVLQGNQIAILPEGFGQLSRVSLWKIKDNPLIQPPYEVCMKGIPYIAAYQQELAHSQPALKPRLKLVLMGLKDAGKTLLRKCLMQEERQRDSQLAAAGKDAGRTQPRGYSMQQRDINLGLAPERVGKIQQGHCLITEPRDALSPKDSSLGPASVEQQDPLLSPSLRVAGKTTLEDCSTEHQDVCPSPSPPVNGEAQTGHFPMLLDCHAPLRPLVAGLPGTSQGIEVTDWTADAERGLTFIVYELAGDPSYDVIQSFFLSPGALYVLVVNLSAYTPHRFYSSVGYFLHWLGAKVPHAVVCMVGTHADLCAERELEEKCLDIHHQIALQEKRDAEGLQHLAQQVDEALGQDFDLRCSSPHTAFHGVSDKNLRRKKAQFQYLLNHRLQILSPVLPISCQDNDHVCRLREKLLSVAEHRDIFPNLHRVLPKSWQVLEELHFQPQAQQLWLSWWDSARLGLQAGLTEDRLQSALSYLHESGKLLYFEEHLTLREYVFHNLPRLIDILNVFCQRDATVLLRKLLRDTQTDELKATQLHHYVEGFLLYGLLPAHVIRLLLKPHIQSREDLLLILELLEKMGLCYCINKPKCKPLNGAAAWYKFPCYVKNEVPHAEAWINGTNLSGQSLVIEQLQIEYIFPFIFPPGLFARYSVQINSHVVQRSDGKYQIYAYRGKVPVVVSYRPARGTLQPDTLSIASHASLPNIWTAWQAITPLVEELNVLLHEWPGLYYTVHVLCSKCLKRGSPNPHAFPEIYQEHFLLFKVPVVNFLLGLYKVIYLFLSQQKAAFWRA, from the coding sequence ATGGCGCTGGCGGCGAGCGGGGGCTGCGCCGAGCGCcccgcggcccggcccggcccgaccCTGGCCATGGCCGAGCCCGAGCCCCCCGCGGCGGCGCGGCGCTGGCGAGACGCCGCCCTGCGCGCTCGGGAGCTGCGGTGCAGCCTGCGGCAGCTCAGCCTGGGCCCCCgcgcggagccggagccggagccggagggGCCGCGCCCCGGGCCGGGCGAGCCGGCGGCGCTGAGCCTGAGCGGCTGCGGCCTGGAGGAGCTGCCCGAGGGGCTGGGCGCCGCGCTGGGCGGGCTGCGCGTCCTCAGCCTGCGCAGGAACCGCCTGGCCCGCCTGCCCGCCGCGCTGCGCCACCTGGGCCGCCTGGCCGAGCTCGACCTGAGCCACAACCGGCTGGGCGGGCTCGGGGACGGCGAGGCGCTGGCGCCGCTGCGGGAGCTGCGCAAGCTGAGCCTGAGCCACAACCAGCTGGGCGCGGACGGCGCGGCGCTGCCCGGGCGGCTGGGCGCGCTGCcgcagctggaggagctggaccTGAGCTTCAACCGTCTGCGCCGCCTTCCCGAGGCCCTGGGCCGCCTGCAGCGCCTGCGCTCGCTCGACGTGGACCACAACCAGCTGCCCGCCTTCCCGGCGCCGCTGCTGGAGCTGGGCGCGCTGGAGGAGCTGGACTGTTCGGGCAACCGGCAGCTGCGGGCGCTGCCCGAGGGCATCGCCGCCCTGCGCCGCCTGAAGATCCTGTGGCTGAGTGGCACGGGGCTGGGCGCGCTCCCCGAGGGGCTGTGCCAGCTGCCGGCCTTGGAGAGCCTCATGCTGGACGGCAACCAGCtgcgggccctgccccccggctttGGCCGCCTGCACCGCCTCAAGATGCTGAACCTCTCCTCCAACCTGCTGGGGGAGTTCCCGGAGGCCGTGCTGGCCCTGCCCAGCGTGGAGGAGCTCTACCTGAGCCGCAACCAGCTcgccctgctgcctgcccacctctGCCAGCTGCGCCAGCTCCGCGCCCTCTGGCTGGACAACAACCGCATCCGCTACTTGCCTGACTCCATCGTGCAGCTCCACAGCCTGGAggagctcgtgctgcagggcAACCAGATCGCcatcctgcccgagggctttgggCAGCTCTCCCGGGTCAGCCTCTGGAAGATCAAGGACAACCCGCTCATCCAGCCGCCCTATGAGGTTTGCATGAAGGGCATCCCCTACATTGCCGCTTACCAGCAGGAGCTAGCACACTCCCAGCCTGCACTTAAGCCCCGGCTCAAGCTGGTCCTCATGGGCCTGAAGGATGCTGGGAAGACCCTGCTGAGAAAGTGCCTGATgcaggaggagaggcagagagactCTCAATTGGCTGCAGCCGGCAAAGATGCTGGGAGAACCCAGCCCAGAGGATACTCCATGCAGCAGCGAGACATCAACCTGGGCCTGGCTCCTGAAAGGGTTGGAAAAATACAGCAAGGCCATTGCCTCATTACTGAGCCCCGAGATGCTCTGTCTCCAAAAGACTCCTCGCTAGGACCTGCCTCTGTCGAGCAGCAGGACCCGCTGCTGTCCCCGTCCCTCAGAGTTGCTGGAAAAACCACGCTAGAGGATTGTTCTACTGAGCACCAGGATGTCTGCCCATCTCCATCCCCACCAGTTAATGGGGAAGCCCAGACAGGACACTTCCCCATGCTGCTGGATTGTCACGCCCCCCTCAGGCCACTGGTagcagggctgccaggcaccAGCCAGGGCATTGAGGTGACAGACTGGACAGCAGATGCAGAGAGGGGTCTGACCTTCATTGTATACGAGCTGGCTGGGGACCCGAGCTATGATGTGATCCAGTCCTTCTTCCTCTCTCCTGGAGCCCTGTATGTGCTGGTGGTGAATCTGAGTGCCTACACCCCCCATCGCTTCTACTCCTCAGTGGGCTACTTCCTGCACTGGCTAGGTGCCAAAGTGCCCCATGCTGTAGTGTGCATGGTGGGCACCCATGCTGACCTGTGTGCTGAGCGGGAGCTGGAGGAGAAGTGCCTGGACATCCACCACCAAATTGCCCTGCAGGAGAAGCGGGATGCTGAGGGACTCCAGCACTTGGCCCAGCAGGTGGACGAAGCCCTAGGGCAGGACTTTGACCTgcgttgctccagcccccacactgCCTTTCATGGGGTTTCAGACAAGAACCTGCGGCGCAAGAAGGCCCAGTTCCAGTATCTGCTAAACCACCGCCTGCAGATCCTTTCACCGGTGCTGCCCATCAGCTGCCAGGACAACGACCACGTGTGCCGCCTGCGGGAGAAGCTACTGTCAGTAGCTGAGCATCGGGACATCTTCCCAAACTTGCACCGGGTGCTACCCAAATCCTGGCAGGTGCTGGAAGAGCTGCACTTCCAGCCACAGGCTCAACAACTGTGGCtcagctggtgggattcagcgcGTCTGGGCTTGCAGGCGGGTCTGACTGAGGACCGACTCCAGAGTGCCCTGTCCTATCTGCATGAAAGTGGAAAGCTGCTGTACTTTGAGGAGCATCTGACTCTGCGGGAATACGTATTCCACAATCTGCCCAGGCTCATTGACATTCTCAACGTCTTCTGCCAGCGGGATGCCACGGTGCTGCTCCGGAAGCTGCTCCGTGACACCCAGACAGACGAGCTGAAAGCCACCCAGCTCCACCACTATGTGGAAGGGTTCCTGCTGTATGGGCTCCTTCCTGCCCATGTTATCCGCTTGCTTCTCAAGCCCCATATCCAGAGCAGGGAGGACCTGCTGCTtatcctggagctgctggagAAAATGGGGCTCTGCTACTGTATCAATAAGCCCAAATGCAAACCCCTgaatggggctgctgcctggtaCAAGTTCCCTTGCTATGTGAAGAACGAGGTGCCCCACGCAGAAGCCTGGATTAATGGGACCAACCTGAGTGGACAGTCCCTTGTCATTGAACAGCTGCAGATTGAATACATCTTCCCCTTCATCTTCCCCCCCGGGTTATTCGCCCGCTACAGTGTCCAGATTAACAGCCACGTGGTTCAGCGGTCCGATGGCAAATACCAGATTTATGCCTACAGGGGGAAGGTGCCTGTCGTGGTGAGTTACAGGCCTGCTAGGGGCACTCTCCAACCAGATACTCTATCTATTGCTAGTCACGCATCTCTACCAAATATATGGACAGCCTGGCAAGCTATAACCCCCTTAGTGGAAGAACTGAATGTACTGCTGCACGAGTGGCCAGGTCTGTACTATACTGTGCACGTCCTCTGTTCCAAGTGCCTTAAAAGAGGATCGCCGAACCCGCATGCGTTTCCAG
- the MFHAS1 gene encoding malignant fibrous histiocytoma-amplified sequence 1 isoform X1, translating into MALAASGGCAERPAARPGPTLAMAEPEPPAAARRWRDAALRARELRCSLRQLSLGPRAEPEPEPEGPRPGPGEPAALSLSGCGLEELPEGLGAALGGLRVLSLRRNRLARLPAALRHLGRLAELDLSHNRLGGLGDGEALAPLRELRKLSLSHNQLGADGAALPGRLGALPQLEELDLSFNRLRRLPEALGRLQRLRSLDVDHNQLPAFPAPLLELGALEELDCSGNRQLRALPEGIAALRRLKILWLSGTGLGALPEGLCQLPALESLMLDGNQLRALPPGFGRLHRLKMLNLSSNLLGEFPEAVLALPSVEELYLSRNQLALLPAHLCQLRQLRALWLDNNRIRYLPDSIVQLHSLEELVLQGNQIAILPEGFGQLSRVSLWKIKDNPLIQPPYEVCMKGIPYIAAYQQELAHSQPALKPRLKLVLMGLKDAGKTLLRKCLMQEERQRDSQLAAAGKDAGRTQPRGYSMQQRDINLGLAPERVGKIQQGHCLITEPRDALSPKDSSLGPASVEQQDPLLSPSLRVAGKTTLEDCSTEHQDVCPSPSPPVNGEAQTGHFPMLLDCHAPLRPLVAGLPGTSQGIEVTDWTADAERGLTFIVYELAGDPSYDVIQSFFLSPGALYVLVVNLSAYTPHRFYSSVGYFLHWLGAKVPHAVVCMVGTHADLCAERELEEKCLDIHHQIALQEKRDAEGLQHLAQQVDEALGQDFDLRCSSPHTAFHGVSDKNLRRKKAQFQYLLNHRLQILSPVLPISCQDNDHVCRLREKLLSVAEHRDIFPNLHRVLPKSWQVLEELHFQPQAQQLWLSWWDSARLGLQAGLTEDRLQSALSYLHESGKLLYFEEHLTLREYVFHNLPRLIDILNVFCQRDATVLLRKLLRDTQTDELKATQLHHYVEGFLLYGLLPAHVIRLLLKPHIQSREDLLLILELLEKMGLCYCINKPKCKPLNGAAAWYKFPCYVKNEVPHAEAWINGTNLSGQSLVIEQLQIEYIFPFIFPPGLFARYSVQINSHVVQRSDGKYQIYAYRGKVPVVVSYRPARGTLQPDTLSIASHASLPNIWTAWQAITPLVEELNVLLHEWPGLYYTVHVLCSKCLKRGSPNPHAFPDCIESHSGEKLPFCHLFLGLGSKLSMLKMSLLSCYYREWKMPTDLLHMLAEIKLLVKIMILLKL; encoded by the coding sequence ATGGCGCTGGCGGCGAGCGGGGGCTGCGCCGAGCGCcccgcggcccggcccggcccgaccCTGGCCATGGCCGAGCCCGAGCCCCCCGCGGCGGCGCGGCGCTGGCGAGACGCCGCCCTGCGCGCTCGGGAGCTGCGGTGCAGCCTGCGGCAGCTCAGCCTGGGCCCCCgcgcggagccggagccggagccggagggGCCGCGCCCCGGGCCGGGCGAGCCGGCGGCGCTGAGCCTGAGCGGCTGCGGCCTGGAGGAGCTGCCCGAGGGGCTGGGCGCCGCGCTGGGCGGGCTGCGCGTCCTCAGCCTGCGCAGGAACCGCCTGGCCCGCCTGCCCGCCGCGCTGCGCCACCTGGGCCGCCTGGCCGAGCTCGACCTGAGCCACAACCGGCTGGGCGGGCTCGGGGACGGCGAGGCGCTGGCGCCGCTGCGGGAGCTGCGCAAGCTGAGCCTGAGCCACAACCAGCTGGGCGCGGACGGCGCGGCGCTGCCCGGGCGGCTGGGCGCGCTGCcgcagctggaggagctggaccTGAGCTTCAACCGTCTGCGCCGCCTTCCCGAGGCCCTGGGCCGCCTGCAGCGCCTGCGCTCGCTCGACGTGGACCACAACCAGCTGCCCGCCTTCCCGGCGCCGCTGCTGGAGCTGGGCGCGCTGGAGGAGCTGGACTGTTCGGGCAACCGGCAGCTGCGGGCGCTGCCCGAGGGCATCGCCGCCCTGCGCCGCCTGAAGATCCTGTGGCTGAGTGGCACGGGGCTGGGCGCGCTCCCCGAGGGGCTGTGCCAGCTGCCGGCCTTGGAGAGCCTCATGCTGGACGGCAACCAGCtgcgggccctgccccccggctttGGCCGCCTGCACCGCCTCAAGATGCTGAACCTCTCCTCCAACCTGCTGGGGGAGTTCCCGGAGGCCGTGCTGGCCCTGCCCAGCGTGGAGGAGCTCTACCTGAGCCGCAACCAGCTcgccctgctgcctgcccacctctGCCAGCTGCGCCAGCTCCGCGCCCTCTGGCTGGACAACAACCGCATCCGCTACTTGCCTGACTCCATCGTGCAGCTCCACAGCCTGGAggagctcgtgctgcagggcAACCAGATCGCcatcctgcccgagggctttgggCAGCTCTCCCGGGTCAGCCTCTGGAAGATCAAGGACAACCCGCTCATCCAGCCGCCCTATGAGGTTTGCATGAAGGGCATCCCCTACATTGCCGCTTACCAGCAGGAGCTAGCACACTCCCAGCCTGCACTTAAGCCCCGGCTCAAGCTGGTCCTCATGGGCCTGAAGGATGCTGGGAAGACCCTGCTGAGAAAGTGCCTGATgcaggaggagaggcagagagactCTCAATTGGCTGCAGCCGGCAAAGATGCTGGGAGAACCCAGCCCAGAGGATACTCCATGCAGCAGCGAGACATCAACCTGGGCCTGGCTCCTGAAAGGGTTGGAAAAATACAGCAAGGCCATTGCCTCATTACTGAGCCCCGAGATGCTCTGTCTCCAAAAGACTCCTCGCTAGGACCTGCCTCTGTCGAGCAGCAGGACCCGCTGCTGTCCCCGTCCCTCAGAGTTGCTGGAAAAACCACGCTAGAGGATTGTTCTACTGAGCACCAGGATGTCTGCCCATCTCCATCCCCACCAGTTAATGGGGAAGCCCAGACAGGACACTTCCCCATGCTGCTGGATTGTCACGCCCCCCTCAGGCCACTGGTagcagggctgccaggcaccAGCCAGGGCATTGAGGTGACAGACTGGACAGCAGATGCAGAGAGGGGTCTGACCTTCATTGTATACGAGCTGGCTGGGGACCCGAGCTATGATGTGATCCAGTCCTTCTTCCTCTCTCCTGGAGCCCTGTATGTGCTGGTGGTGAATCTGAGTGCCTACACCCCCCATCGCTTCTACTCCTCAGTGGGCTACTTCCTGCACTGGCTAGGTGCCAAAGTGCCCCATGCTGTAGTGTGCATGGTGGGCACCCATGCTGACCTGTGTGCTGAGCGGGAGCTGGAGGAGAAGTGCCTGGACATCCACCACCAAATTGCCCTGCAGGAGAAGCGGGATGCTGAGGGACTCCAGCACTTGGCCCAGCAGGTGGACGAAGCCCTAGGGCAGGACTTTGACCTgcgttgctccagcccccacactgCCTTTCATGGGGTTTCAGACAAGAACCTGCGGCGCAAGAAGGCCCAGTTCCAGTATCTGCTAAACCACCGCCTGCAGATCCTTTCACCGGTGCTGCCCATCAGCTGCCAGGACAACGACCACGTGTGCCGCCTGCGGGAGAAGCTACTGTCAGTAGCTGAGCATCGGGACATCTTCCCAAACTTGCACCGGGTGCTACCCAAATCCTGGCAGGTGCTGGAAGAGCTGCACTTCCAGCCACAGGCTCAACAACTGTGGCtcagctggtgggattcagcgcGTCTGGGCTTGCAGGCGGGTCTGACTGAGGACCGACTCCAGAGTGCCCTGTCCTATCTGCATGAAAGTGGAAAGCTGCTGTACTTTGAGGAGCATCTGACTCTGCGGGAATACGTATTCCACAATCTGCCCAGGCTCATTGACATTCTCAACGTCTTCTGCCAGCGGGATGCCACGGTGCTGCTCCGGAAGCTGCTCCGTGACACCCAGACAGACGAGCTGAAAGCCACCCAGCTCCACCACTATGTGGAAGGGTTCCTGCTGTATGGGCTCCTTCCTGCCCATGTTATCCGCTTGCTTCTCAAGCCCCATATCCAGAGCAGGGAGGACCTGCTGCTtatcctggagctgctggagAAAATGGGGCTCTGCTACTGTATCAATAAGCCCAAATGCAAACCCCTgaatggggctgctgcctggtaCAAGTTCCCTTGCTATGTGAAGAACGAGGTGCCCCACGCAGAAGCCTGGATTAATGGGACCAACCTGAGTGGACAGTCCCTTGTCATTGAACAGCTGCAGATTGAATACATCTTCCCCTTCATCTTCCCCCCCGGGTTATTCGCCCGCTACAGTGTCCAGATTAACAGCCACGTGGTTCAGCGGTCCGATGGCAAATACCAGATTTATGCCTACAGGGGGAAGGTGCCTGTCGTGGTGAGTTACAGGCCTGCTAGGGGCACTCTCCAACCAGATACTCTATCTATTGCTAGTCACGCATCTCTACCAAATATATGGACAGCCTGGCAAGCTATAACCCCCTTAGTGGAAGAACTGAATGTACTGCTGCACGAGTGGCCAGGTCTGTACTATACTGTGCACGTCCTCTGTTCCAAGTGCCTTAAAAGAGGATCGCCGAACCCGCATGCGTTTCCAG
- the MFHAS1 gene encoding malignant fibrous histiocytoma-amplified sequence 1 isoform X2 — protein MALAASGGCAERPAARPGPTLAMAEPEPPAAARRWRDAALRARELRCSLRQLSLGPRAEPEPEPEGPRPGPGEPAALSLSGCGLEELPEGLGAALGGLRVLSLRRNRLARLPAALRHLGRLAELDLSHNRLGGLGDGEALAPLRELRKLSLSHNQLGADGAALPGRLGALPQLEELDLSFNRLRRLPEALGRLQRLRSLDVDHNQLPAFPAPLLELGALEELDCSGNRQLRALPEGIAALRRLKILWLSGTGLGALPEGLCQLPALESLMLDGNQLRALPPGFGRLHRLKMLNLSSNLLGEFPEAVLALPSVEELYLSRNQLALLPAHLCQLRQLRALWLDNNRIRYLPDSIVQLHSLEELVLQGNQIAILPEGFGQLSRVSLWKIKDNPLIQPPYEVCMKGIPYIAAYQQELAHSQPALKPRLKLVLMGLKDAGKTLLRKCLMQEERQRDSQLAAAGKDAGRTQPRGYSMQQRDINLGLAPERVGKIQQGHCLITEPRDALSPKDSSLGPASVEQQDPLLSPSLRVAGKTTLEDCSTEHQDVCPSPSPPVNGEAQTGHFPMLLDCHAPLRPLVAGLPGTSQGIEVTDWTADAERGLTFIVYELAGDPSYDVIQSFFLSPGALYVLVVNLSAYTPHRFYSSVGYFLHWLGAKVPHAVVCMVGTHADLCAERELEEKCLDIHHQIALQEKRDAEGLQHLAQQVDEALGQDFDLRCSSPHTAFHGVSDKNLRRKKAQFQYLLNHRLQILSPVLPISCQDNDHVCRLREKLLSVAEHRDIFPNLHRVLPKSWQVLEELHFQPQAQQLWLSWWDSARLGLQAGLTEDRLQSALSYLHESGKLLYFEEHLTLREYVFHNLPRLIDILNVFCQRDATVLLRKLLRDTQTDELKATQLHHYVEGFLLYGLLPAHVIRLLLKPHIQSREDLLLILELLEKMGLCYCINKPKCKPLNGAAAWYKFPCYVKNEVPHAEAWINGTNLSGQSLVIEQLQIEYIFPFIFPPGLFARYSVQINSHVVQRSDGKYQIYAYRGKVPVVVSYRPARGTLQPDTLSIASHASLPNIWTAWQAITPLVEELNVLLHEWPGLYYTVHVLCSKCLKRGSPNPHAFPGELLSQPRPEGVIEIICPRNGSERVNVALVYPPTPTVISPCSK, from the coding sequence ATGGCGCTGGCGGCGAGCGGGGGCTGCGCCGAGCGCcccgcggcccggcccggcccgaccCTGGCCATGGCCGAGCCCGAGCCCCCCGCGGCGGCGCGGCGCTGGCGAGACGCCGCCCTGCGCGCTCGGGAGCTGCGGTGCAGCCTGCGGCAGCTCAGCCTGGGCCCCCgcgcggagccggagccggagccggagggGCCGCGCCCCGGGCCGGGCGAGCCGGCGGCGCTGAGCCTGAGCGGCTGCGGCCTGGAGGAGCTGCCCGAGGGGCTGGGCGCCGCGCTGGGCGGGCTGCGCGTCCTCAGCCTGCGCAGGAACCGCCTGGCCCGCCTGCCCGCCGCGCTGCGCCACCTGGGCCGCCTGGCCGAGCTCGACCTGAGCCACAACCGGCTGGGCGGGCTCGGGGACGGCGAGGCGCTGGCGCCGCTGCGGGAGCTGCGCAAGCTGAGCCTGAGCCACAACCAGCTGGGCGCGGACGGCGCGGCGCTGCCCGGGCGGCTGGGCGCGCTGCcgcagctggaggagctggaccTGAGCTTCAACCGTCTGCGCCGCCTTCCCGAGGCCCTGGGCCGCCTGCAGCGCCTGCGCTCGCTCGACGTGGACCACAACCAGCTGCCCGCCTTCCCGGCGCCGCTGCTGGAGCTGGGCGCGCTGGAGGAGCTGGACTGTTCGGGCAACCGGCAGCTGCGGGCGCTGCCCGAGGGCATCGCCGCCCTGCGCCGCCTGAAGATCCTGTGGCTGAGTGGCACGGGGCTGGGCGCGCTCCCCGAGGGGCTGTGCCAGCTGCCGGCCTTGGAGAGCCTCATGCTGGACGGCAACCAGCtgcgggccctgccccccggctttGGCCGCCTGCACCGCCTCAAGATGCTGAACCTCTCCTCCAACCTGCTGGGGGAGTTCCCGGAGGCCGTGCTGGCCCTGCCCAGCGTGGAGGAGCTCTACCTGAGCCGCAACCAGCTcgccctgctgcctgcccacctctGCCAGCTGCGCCAGCTCCGCGCCCTCTGGCTGGACAACAACCGCATCCGCTACTTGCCTGACTCCATCGTGCAGCTCCACAGCCTGGAggagctcgtgctgcagggcAACCAGATCGCcatcctgcccgagggctttgggCAGCTCTCCCGGGTCAGCCTCTGGAAGATCAAGGACAACCCGCTCATCCAGCCGCCCTATGAGGTTTGCATGAAGGGCATCCCCTACATTGCCGCTTACCAGCAGGAGCTAGCACACTCCCAGCCTGCACTTAAGCCCCGGCTCAAGCTGGTCCTCATGGGCCTGAAGGATGCTGGGAAGACCCTGCTGAGAAAGTGCCTGATgcaggaggagaggcagagagactCTCAATTGGCTGCAGCCGGCAAAGATGCTGGGAGAACCCAGCCCAGAGGATACTCCATGCAGCAGCGAGACATCAACCTGGGCCTGGCTCCTGAAAGGGTTGGAAAAATACAGCAAGGCCATTGCCTCATTACTGAGCCCCGAGATGCTCTGTCTCCAAAAGACTCCTCGCTAGGACCTGCCTCTGTCGAGCAGCAGGACCCGCTGCTGTCCCCGTCCCTCAGAGTTGCTGGAAAAACCACGCTAGAGGATTGTTCTACTGAGCACCAGGATGTCTGCCCATCTCCATCCCCACCAGTTAATGGGGAAGCCCAGACAGGACACTTCCCCATGCTGCTGGATTGTCACGCCCCCCTCAGGCCACTGGTagcagggctgccaggcaccAGCCAGGGCATTGAGGTGACAGACTGGACAGCAGATGCAGAGAGGGGTCTGACCTTCATTGTATACGAGCTGGCTGGGGACCCGAGCTATGATGTGATCCAGTCCTTCTTCCTCTCTCCTGGAGCCCTGTATGTGCTGGTGGTGAATCTGAGTGCCTACACCCCCCATCGCTTCTACTCCTCAGTGGGCTACTTCCTGCACTGGCTAGGTGCCAAAGTGCCCCATGCTGTAGTGTGCATGGTGGGCACCCATGCTGACCTGTGTGCTGAGCGGGAGCTGGAGGAGAAGTGCCTGGACATCCACCACCAAATTGCCCTGCAGGAGAAGCGGGATGCTGAGGGACTCCAGCACTTGGCCCAGCAGGTGGACGAAGCCCTAGGGCAGGACTTTGACCTgcgttgctccagcccccacactgCCTTTCATGGGGTTTCAGACAAGAACCTGCGGCGCAAGAAGGCCCAGTTCCAGTATCTGCTAAACCACCGCCTGCAGATCCTTTCACCGGTGCTGCCCATCAGCTGCCAGGACAACGACCACGTGTGCCGCCTGCGGGAGAAGCTACTGTCAGTAGCTGAGCATCGGGACATCTTCCCAAACTTGCACCGGGTGCTACCCAAATCCTGGCAGGTGCTGGAAGAGCTGCACTTCCAGCCACAGGCTCAACAACTGTGGCtcagctggtgggattcagcgcGTCTGGGCTTGCAGGCGGGTCTGACTGAGGACCGACTCCAGAGTGCCCTGTCCTATCTGCATGAAAGTGGAAAGCTGCTGTACTTTGAGGAGCATCTGACTCTGCGGGAATACGTATTCCACAATCTGCCCAGGCTCATTGACATTCTCAACGTCTTCTGCCAGCGGGATGCCACGGTGCTGCTCCGGAAGCTGCTCCGTGACACCCAGACAGACGAGCTGAAAGCCACCCAGCTCCACCACTATGTGGAAGGGTTCCTGCTGTATGGGCTCCTTCCTGCCCATGTTATCCGCTTGCTTCTCAAGCCCCATATCCAGAGCAGGGAGGACCTGCTGCTtatcctggagctgctggagAAAATGGGGCTCTGCTACTGTATCAATAAGCCCAAATGCAAACCCCTgaatggggctgctgcctggtaCAAGTTCCCTTGCTATGTGAAGAACGAGGTGCCCCACGCAGAAGCCTGGATTAATGGGACCAACCTGAGTGGACAGTCCCTTGTCATTGAACAGCTGCAGATTGAATACATCTTCCCCTTCATCTTCCCCCCCGGGTTATTCGCCCGCTACAGTGTCCAGATTAACAGCCACGTGGTTCAGCGGTCCGATGGCAAATACCAGATTTATGCCTACAGGGGGAAGGTGCCTGTCGTGGTGAGTTACAGGCCTGCTAGGGGCACTCTCCAACCAGATACTCTATCTATTGCTAGTCACGCATCTCTACCAAATATATGGACAGCCTGGCAAGCTATAACCCCCTTAGTGGAAGAACTGAATGTACTGCTGCACGAGTGGCCAGGTCTGTACTATACTGTGCACGTCCTCTGTTCCAAGTGCCTTAAAAGAGGATCGCCGAACCCGCATGCGTTTCCAG